From a single Arachis hypogaea cultivar Tifrunner chromosome 3, arahy.Tifrunner.gnm2.J5K5, whole genome shotgun sequence genomic region:
- the LOC114927483 gene encoding uncharacterized protein encodes MPSGLQYAIYLRRQRCDCGDFQVDRLPCRHVFACCANQRLYWQAYVHDVYKMDQVRRVYRARFKPLGNPTTWPAYNVPRFVPNPFLRCVTKGRPRMARFLNEMDTRMLCRPRRCRECGAEGHSRSRTHQTAGANADGDAQ; translated from the coding sequence ATGCCAAGTGGACTACAATATGCCATCTACCTCCGTCGACAACGATGTGACTGTGGTGATTTCCAAGTGGACCGGCTTCCTTGTCGCCATGTATTTGCATGTTGTGCAAATCAACGACTATATTGGCAAGCCTATGTGCATGATGTGTATAAGATGGATCAAGTTCGGCGGGTGTACCGAGCCAGGTTTAAGCCACTGGGGAATCCTACTACATGGCCCGCTTACAATGTGCCTCGCTTCGTACCGAATCCATTCCTGAGATGCGTAACCAAAGGTCGCCCTAGGATGGCAcgcttcttgaatgagatggatacACGAATGCTATGTCGCCCCAGGCGATGTAGGGAATGTGGGGCTGAGGGACACAGTCGTAGCAGAACCCATCAGACAGCTGGTGCAAATGCCGACGGAGATGCTCAATAG